A region from the Helcococcus ovis genome encodes:
- a CDS encoding thymidylate synthase has product MNLADKNFINLCKDILANGYSTEGEKVRPKYADGTPSHTIFTTQVFEKYDLSKNEFPILTIRQIPWKSGIKEILWIYQDQSNDLSILKEKYNIHWWDEWNIGDGTIGQRYGATVKRYNLINNLLNGLKENPYGRRHIINLYQENDLNETKGLHPCAMETQWSVRGKYLDLTLIQRSSDLPVANSINKIQYVALQMMIARHVGLEPGMFCHYVNNAHIYDRHFEQVNELISRPGQEDSENIRLVLNPEKNDFYSFTIEDFKLENYNPNKPNLKFEMAI; this is encoded by the coding sequence ATGAATTTAGCAGATAAAAATTTTATTAATTTATGTAAGGATATTTTAGCAAATGGCTACTCAACCGAAGGTGAAAAGGTAAGACCAAAATACGCAGATGGCACTCCATCTCATACAATTTTTACAACACAAGTTTTTGAAAAATATGATTTATCAAAAAATGAATTCCCTATTTTGACGATTAGACAAATTCCTTGGAAATCGGGGATTAAAGAAATTTTATGGATTTATCAAGATCAAAGCAATGATTTAAGCATTCTTAAAGAAAAATACAATATTCATTGGTGGGATGAATGGAATATTGGAGATGGGACAATTGGTCAAAGATATGGTGCAACAGTTAAAAGATATAATTTAATAAATAATCTATTAAATGGACTTAAAGAAAATCCTTATGGAAGAAGGCATATCATAAATCTTTACCAAGAAAATGACTTAAATGAAACTAAGGGCTTGCATCCTTGTGCAATGGAAACTCAATGGAGTGTAAGGGGAAAATACCTTGATTTAACTTTAATTCAACGTTCTTCTGACCTTCCGGTTGCAAATTCAATTAATAAAATTCAATATGTTGCCTTACAAATGATGATTGCAAGACACGTTGGTCTAGAGCCTGGGATGTTTTGCCATTATGTTAATAATGCTCACATTTATGATAGACATTTTGAACAGGTTAATGAGTTAATCTCAAGACCGGGTCAAGAAGACAGTGAAAATATCAGATTAGTATTAAATCCGGAAAAAAATGATTTTTACAGCTTCACAATTGAAGATTTTAAGCTTGAAAATTATAATCCAAATAAACCAAATCTAAAATTTGAAATGGCTATTTAA
- a CDS encoding dihydrofolate reductase, translating to MLKNIYMMVAITKNTHAIGKDGDMIYHLKEDLKYFKQTTSNNVIVCGRKTYFSFQKRPLPNRKNIVLTRSHDTYEGAISMHSKEEVLEYARNNPDEKIFIVGGDNIYKQFIDDAYKLYITEIEEPINIEADSFFPKFDKKEWKLESISEEIESDNSPNYRFAVYSRK from the coding sequence ATGTTAAAAAATATCTATATGATGGTTGCAATAACTAAAAATACCCACGCAATCGGAAAAGATGGTGATATGATTTATCACCTAAAGGAAGATTTAAAATATTTCAAACAAACAACTTCAAATAATGTAATTGTATGCGGGAGAAAAACTTATTTTTCCTTTCAAAAAAGACCTCTTCCAAACCGTAAAAACATTGTGCTTACACGTTCACATGATACTTACGAAGGAGCCATTTCCATGCATTCAAAAGAGGAAGTTTTAGAATATGCAAGAAATAACCCAGATGAGAAAATTTTTATAGTTGGTGGGGATAATATATATAAACAATTTATTGATGATGCTTATAAGCTATATATTACAGAAATTGAAGAGCCTATAAATATCGAGGCAGATAGCTTTTTCCCTAAATTTGATAAAAAAGAATGGAAATTAGAAAGCATTTCTGAAGAAATCGAATCTGATAATTCTCCAAATTATAGGTTTGCGGTTTATAGTAGAAAATAG
- a CDS encoding histidine kinase, with translation MGILFNKNEELRTAVKNDFSTDRDYLIVSKYNSTSKSLLKMFISNLWGIYSSSRTFILYFNVDGIYIKEISTSMKSKFNYHSWCDIKNFKSDDKGNKAIISFNYLQKEHSYEVPFDNTKYLKDNKKRYYELNEKDFYM, from the coding sequence ATGGGAATATTATTTAATAAAAATGAAGAATTAAGAACAGCTGTAAAAAATGATTTTAGTACAGATAGAGACTATTTAATAGTTTCAAAATATAATTCAACATCAAAATCTTTACTAAAAATGTTCATAAGTAATTTGTGGGGAATTTATAGTTCTAGTAGAACTTTTATTTTATATTTTAATGTTGATGGAATTTATATTAAAGAAATTAGCACATCAATGAAATCTAAATTTAATTATCATTCATGGTGTGATATTAAAAATTTTAAATCAGATGATAAAGGTAATAAAGCAATTATAAGTTTTAATTATTTACAAAAAGAACACTCATACGAAGTTCCTTTTGATAATACAAAATACTTAAAAGATAATAAAAAAAGGTATTATGAACTTAATGAAAAAGATTTTTACATGTAA
- a CDS encoding alpha/beta hydrolase, which produces MALNSVRVHNYENKIDIWVNPYGYSTKSKLDDMNIDFDANRFDVTVGYAREIVNEQFEDISRLADTFTYMHEIKGGYESQNYNDIPYIIPYLVEKAEHTVISICGGGFAYKTIDGSPSGGKNIAERLNSRGINVFVLHYRSNPYKFPIPMLDLQRAIRYIRYNAKRFNINPDKISLIGFSSGGYIASSFINQYMGQNHFSDEYDLDEIDEISDKVLSASFIYPALSFEYNMPMLTSVVKYDELMDESKRENLLNKLDIKNHFSSSNIPQFLAYTNKDEIINQDSVEDYIRVAKENKTSVTRIFVPNEKHGFSDDLYVDEFEKWIKGF; this is translated from the coding sequence ATGGCGTTAAATAGTGTAAGAGTACACAATTACGAAAATAAAATTGATATATGGGTAAATCCGTATGGATATTCAACAAAAAGTAAATTAGATGATATGAATATTGATTTTGATGCAAACAGATTTGATGTAACTGTTGGATATGCAAGGGAAATAGTAAATGAACAATTTGAAGATATAAGTAGGTTGGCGGATACATTCACATATATGCATGAAATTAAGGGTGGATACGAGTCGCAAAACTATAATGATATTCCATATATAATTCCATATTTAGTGGAAAAGGCTGAACACACCGTGATTTCAATTTGCGGTGGTGGATTTGCATATAAAACGATAGATGGAAGTCCCAGTGGAGGTAAAAATATCGCAGAAAGGTTAAACAGTAGGGGGATAAATGTTTTTGTATTACACTATCGTTCAAATCCCTATAAATTTCCAATACCTATGCTTGATTTACAAAGAGCGATTAGATATATTAGATATAATGCGAAAAGATTTAATATTAATCCGGATAAAATATCTTTAATTGGATTTTCATCGGGAGGATATATCGCTTCAAGCTTTATAAATCAATATATGGGGCAAAACCATTTTTCAGATGAATATGATTTAGATGAAATAGATGAGATTTCAGATAAAGTTTTATCAGCATCATTTATTTATCCGGCATTAAGTTTTGAATATAATATGCCGATGTTGACATCTGTGGTTAAATACGATGAGTTGATGGATGAATCGAAAAGAGAAAATTTATTAAACAAATTAGATATAAAAAATCATTTTTCATCATCTAATATACCACAATTTTTAGCCTACACAAATAAGGATGAAATAATTAATCAAGATAGTGTTGAAGACTATATTCGAGTGGCTAAAGAAAATAAAACAAGTGTTACAAGAATATTTGTACCAAATGAAAAACATGGGTTTTCAGATGACTTGTATGTTGATGAATTTGAAAAGTGGATTAAGGGGTTTTAA
- a CDS encoding tagatose 1,6-diphosphate aldolase — MKISEKKYERLLKLSNEDKVIAALAIDQRGAMEKMVPSLSVEERTSFIKKYKSLVAKELTKYSSSILLDPIYGVEAIKDIDENAGLLMAYEITGYRDDNRQLELTPNLSVRRIAELGADAVKILLYYNVDDTDENNDPKKAQIERIGAECKALDMPFFLEIITYDNEYKDGNSKEFAKLKPRKVNEAIKIFSDERYGVDVLKLEVPVNMKFVEGFGEEAVYTKEEAARFFKEQSEATDLPYIFLSAGVSAELFQETLKFAKNAGAEFHGVLCGRATWKGGVAELEKGEGQCLEWLRAEGKENIVSLNEVLKETCKPWTKRLEK; from the coding sequence ATGAAAATATCAGAAAAAAAATATGAAAGACTTTTAAAATTATCAAATGAAGATAAGGTAATTGCAGCTTTGGCGATAGATCAAAGGGGAGCTATGGAAAAAATGGTTCCGTCATTATCAGTAGAAGAAAGAACTTCATTTATTAAAAAATATAAAAGTTTAGTAGCAAAGGAATTGACAAAATATTCATCATCAATACTTTTGGATCCTATTTATGGAGTGGAAGCTATTAAAGACATAGATGAAAATGCTGGACTTTTAATGGCTTATGAAATTACAGGTTATAGAGATGATAATAGACAACTAGAATTGACACCAAATCTTTCTGTTAGAAGAATTGCAGAATTAGGAGCAGATGCTGTAAAGATACTTTTATATTATAATGTTGATGATACAGATGAAAACAATGACCCTAAAAAAGCACAAATTGAAAGAATCGGTGCTGAATGTAAAGCATTAGATATGCCATTCTTTTTAGAAATTATCACATATGATAATGAATACAAAGATGGTAATTCAAAGGAATTTGCAAAATTAAAACCAAGAAAAGTAAATGAAGCGATTAAAATATTCTCTGATGAAAGATATGGGGTAGATGTTTTGAAATTGGAAGTTCCTGTAAATATGAAATTTGTTGAAGGCTTTGGTGAAGAAGCTGTTTACACAAAAGAAGAAGCAGCAAGATTTTTCAAAGAACAATCAGAAGCAACAGATTTACCATACATTTTCTTGAGTGCAGGAGTTAGTGCGGAGCTATTTCAAGAAACATTGAAATTTGCAAAAAATGCTGGAGCAGAATTCCACGGAGTATTATGTGGAAGAGCTACATGGAAAGGTGGAGTTGCTGAATTAGAAAAAGGCGAAGGACAATGTTTAGAATGGTTAAGAGCAGAAGGTAAAGAAAATATTGTTTCATTAAATGAAGTTCTTAAAGAGACATGCAAACCATGGACAAAAAGATTAGAAAAATAG
- a CDS encoding Na/Pi cotransporter family protein, translating to MQQISMLLGGFALFLFGMHEMGKGLELLAGNKLQDILEKLTSNKYVGVLIGAIVTAIIQSSSATTVMTVGFVNSKILSLTQAIHIIMGANIGTTVTGLLLTLDIKLVAPVITFVGMAMMLFVKKRKYKYAGTILFGFGTLFMGMNIMGEAVKPLAKNVAFTSLLAKSSNPVIGILEGALFTAIIQSSSATTGILITFASTGIIEFSSAFYLVLGTNIGTCITSILSSFGTSKNAKRVAVSHVLFNVFGTIIFTIFALVLPVIPWIQSWTTNVAQQIAFLHTAFNIVTTLLILPLSNVLVEISKKIIQGKDHRDIGLSLMYLNPAAYHDTIPTIAGIKQESLRMLDYAKSNLQLSVKNLLKHDDDKAATIEFNEEVIDYLNREITKVTVKSMTNDLNKYQYKHLSYYLKSCANIERLGDYAYNISNLENAMYSKQIKFSNEAKMEIIEITSELEKMFDVVYESLRDNEFDMKKISKFSFKISELADRNRENSIQRLKSEISNAEAGLMYDKLYTYLMRIRDHLLNISRQYETIYQ from the coding sequence ATGCAGCAAATATCTATGCTTTTAGGAGGGTTTGCCCTGTTCTTATTCGGTATGCATGAGATGGGGAAAGGGTTGGAGCTTCTTGCCGGCAATAAATTACAAGATATACTTGAAAAACTAACAAGTAATAAATATGTTGGTGTTCTTATAGGGGCTATCGTTACAGCGATTATACAGAGTTCATCTGCTACAACAGTTATGACTGTAGGATTTGTAAATTCGAAAATATTGTCACTAACACAGGCGATACATATTATCATGGGGGCAAATATTGGTACTACGGTAACTGGTCTTTTACTTACTTTAGATATTAAATTAGTAGCTCCTGTTATTACTTTTGTTGGTATGGCAATGATGTTGTTTGTAAAGAAGAGGAAATATAAATACGCAGGTACTATATTGTTTGGATTTGGTACTTTATTTATGGGCATGAATATAATGGGGGAAGCAGTTAAACCTTTAGCGAAAAATGTGGCTTTTACATCCCTGTTGGCAAAATCCAGTAATCCTGTGATTGGGATACTGGAAGGTGCATTATTTACAGCAATTATACAAAGTTCATCAGCTACAACAGGTATTTTAATAACATTTGCATCAACAGGGATTATTGAATTTTCATCAGCATTTTATTTAGTTTTAGGTACTAATATCGGGACATGTATTACATCCATATTATCAAGTTTCGGCACAAGCAAAAATGCTAAGAGAGTAGCAGTATCTCATGTTTTGTTTAATGTTTTCGGCACGATTATTTTTACTATATTTGCATTAGTGCTTCCTGTAATACCTTGGATACAGTCTTGGACAACAAATGTAGCACAGCAAATTGCGTTTTTACATACTGCATTTAATATTGTGACAACTTTATTGATTTTACCTTTATCAAATGTATTAGTAGAAATATCAAAGAAAATAATTCAAGGTAAAGACCATAGAGATATTGGATTGAGTCTTATGTATTTAAATCCGGCGGCATATCATGATACTATTCCTACTATTGCGGGGATAAAACAAGAATCTTTAAGAATGCTTGATTATGCAAAAAGCAATCTTCAACTTTCAGTAAAGAATTTATTGAAACATGATGATGATAAAGCAGCTACAATAGAATTTAATGAGGAAGTTATTGACTACTTAAACAGAGAAATTACAAAAGTAACAGTAAAATCTATGACAAATGATTTGAATAAATACCAATATAAACATCTCTCATATTACTTAAAGAGTTGTGCTAATATTGAAAGATTAGGAGATTATGCATATAATATCAGCAATTTGGAAAACGCAATGTATAGTAAACAAATTAAATTTTCAAATGAAGCTAAAATGGAAATTATTGAAATTACATCAGAATTAGAAAAAATGTTTGATGTGGTTTATGAAAGTTTAAGAGATAATGAATTTGATATGAAAAAAATTTCTAAATTTTCATTTAAAATTTCAGAATTAGCAGATAGAAATAGAGAAAATTCTATTCAAAGATTAAAATCAGAAATTTCAAACGCAGAAGCGGGATTAATGTACGATAAATTATACACATATTTAATGAGAATAAGAGATCATTTATTAAACATATCAAGACAATATGAAACTATTTATCAATAA